The DNA segment AAGGATCCCCGCTATTCTTTTTTTGAATAAAATCTTGCATACTCTTAGTGTGGTTTCTGATGAAGTGAGAACAAAAACAATAAGATATACATTTAAAAGGCCTCTCAGCTTGTCTGAGAGGCCTTTTTGTTCTTTGGTGTTTTTGTATGAATAAGAAAATACAAATAGGTTAGAGATAAATCTGGAGCGTTTGAGAGGTATATAACGAGTCTGAGTAATGTTGATTTTATAGAAAAAAAGAGGTGAAAAGTTAGGTAGTATTACAGAAGTAAAAACTTAAATTTCTACTTCTGTAATACTTGGGTTTTATGGTACTTAATGGTACAATTATATGTACTAAAAGGTACATGTTGGAGGTACTAAAATGGACAAAGAGAAAACGATTCAAGTCAAGTTTACAGTGAATGAAGAACAGTATAAGAAGTTAGAAATATTGGCGAAGATGAGGGAGCTTTCAGTGCCACAGTTTTGTAAGTTGACTTCGTTACAAGTGAAGACACAACCAGCTAGACCGATTGTAGTAAATGATGAATATGTAATGCCAGAACCAGATGTGTTGCTGATGAAAGAAGTAGAAGAACGTTATAACGTAGAGAATCAATTTTTAAAAATAGATAAAGAGTTTAATGAACGATTATATGAATATGCAGTGAAACAACAAGAGCGAAGTAAAAACGATCAATAGAGATCTTTGCGTGTGTTGGTCAATCAAAACGGACCTAGCGAAGCAAAGGGAGTATTTGACTTGACCAACTACACTACACCCGAACCCTCTTGGCACTGAACAAACCACCGTTTGTTCCTGCCAACCGGCGAGGGAGCCCCTCAAGGATTGAGGGGTTGGGGAGTTCGATTAATGGGGTCAAGGGGAAGGGTTCCCCTTGTAGGTTTGGACAAAGTCCAAGGTTTGGTTCGGCTTGCCGAACAGCCCCGTAGGGCACACCTTTACGATAGTAAAGTATAGTGTGCTATACTTTACATGGAAGTCCACCGAAAAACAGGGATGAAGTCTATATACTTTATATGGTTCTAGGGACTGATAAGGACGTAGAACCAAGGGAAAAGAGGTATGAAATGAGTTTTGCAATTTGTCGTATGCAGAAATTTAAAATGCGAGATGTAAAGGGAATTCAGATTCATAATCAGCGAGAAAAAGAGAGTCACACAAATCATGATATTGAGTCAGAACGAACACAACTGAATTATGATTTACATAATGATGACCGCATTGATTATTTGAAAATGGTAAAAGACAAAATTGAACAGAATGTAGAAACCAATCGGGCGATTCGCAAAGATGCGGTTGTAATGTGTGAGTTTGTGGTGACAAGCGATAAAGAATTTTTTGATGTGTTAAATATGGTTGATCCAGCTCAACAAAAAGTATTTTTTAAAGAAGCGTACAGTTTTTTAAAAGATAGATACGGTGAGCGTAATATTGTACATGCAGCAGTACATTTGGATGAGAAAACACCTCATATGCATGTTGGAATGGTTCCAGTAACTGAAGAGAATAAATTATCAGCGAAACAGATTTTTAACCGAAAAGAATTAGTTTCGCTCCAGGATGATTTTCATGCTCATATGGTGGAAAAAGGATTTTATTTAGAGCGTGGTGTATCGAGTGATAAAAAACATGTAGAAATACGAAAGTTCAAAGCTATGACGGCAAAAGAAGAAATAAAAATTTTAGAAACAGACATTAGACAATGTTTACAGAAAAAAGAAGTAGTAAATAAGCAAATGGAGCAATTAGAATCTCGTTTGAATCAATTACAAAATGCAGTGAAATCAACAAATAACGTCGATAAGATCGAAGTTAAACACAAGGGTGGTATCTTACGCTCTAAAACCGTTGAAATGAGCGTAGAAGACTTTGAGGAAATCAAAACTAAGGCAAAGGCATCAGAAGCCTTTAAACGTGAAAATATGACGTTACATCGCAAGAATGAAGCGCTACAAGCGAGTAATACAGATTTACATACAACAGTGAAGCGTTTGGAAAAAGAAAATGAAGAGTTGAAGCCGTATAAGGGTAAATTTGAACGTTTAGCAAAATTAATTGATGAGATGGATAAATTTTATGAGAAATTTATTCCAAAAGAGATGCCTAAATTCCATGAGATTATTGGTTTTTGTAAGAGAAAAGTAAATGCATCTATGAATAGATTTAGTTCTCTTAGGTATTCAGAAGAAAGATTGAATGAACATGAGAAAAGAGGATATGAAACAGCATCAAAGTTTCTTGAAAATCAACGAAAAGAACAAAAACAACAAAGAAAAGAACGTGGAAATGAAAGAGGACTTTGATAGGAGGATTATCAATGAAAAAGCTAAAGAGAAATGCAATTCAATGCCGAAAATGTGGTGATGTAATTGAATCTAAATTTACACATGATTTTAAGTGTTGTTCGTGTGGATCAGTGGGAGTAGATGGTGGTTTGGAGTATGCTCGTATGCAAGGGAATTTGGAAAATATCATTGAGTTACATGAATTTGAGGAAAAGGAAGGACAGGCATGATAAAATAAAAACGAGCCATGCGGCTAACATGGCTCGTTCTAAAGGGTATTTCAGCAAAAATACCTAAAACTTAATCATCTGTTTATAGATTATCATAATTTTATTATTAGGGTAATACCCGAATTATGATTTTTGGTATTTTTGTTGGTGCTCGTAATAACGAGAGGAGCAACAACACATGACAAAAAATATTATTAACTTTGGACAAGCTGAAGAAAAAGCGAGAAAACGAGATTTAGAGATTGAGCAAAAACAATTTGAAGAAGAACATCATGGGATGGATCAAGACGCAGTAGATGAAGCTTTAAAGGTGTTAAGTAAGGCTACTGGTGGTAAAGAGATTTACATAGGCACTAAAAAGAGTCCTCAATCGAAAGTGAGGTTTGCTCAATCAATGCAAGAGAATCTAGGCTATTTGTATAAGCAAAAATATTTAACAGATAGGGAGAAGATTTTTTTAACTGAAATAATCCCTTATATTGCTTTTTCTAGTAATTGTATTGTTCTTGATATTAAAGTGAAAAACCCTGTACCCGCAAATATTACAGAGATTGCAAAATTAATAGATGCTTCTAGACAACCTACAAGTACAGTAATCAATTCTTTAGTTAAAAAAGGAATTTTATTTAAAGGTGATTCAGGCGTTGAAGGAAATAATGCTAAGGCTTATGCAGTATTTATTAATCCTCATGTGGTTTATGCAGGAGATAAGGACAATGTAAATGAAGCATTAAAAGTTATGTTTTATAAAGCTATGAAGATGCCTATTTTAAAGGATTTACCTAATAAGTTTTTTTGAAAATATTAATCGTAGTTATCAAATCGATAACTACGATTTTTTATTATTTCGTGTGTCACAAATATGTGACACACGTGTCACATATTTGTGACACACGAAAATCTTTAAAAACACTGATATATCAACATTTTTTACACTTTTAAAAGTCTCTCTCTTCTCACTCTATATATATAGGGTTAAAAGTTCCGAAAGGAACAGGTAGTATTTTTTGAGAACCCCATTCAAAAAATCTCCACCTTGTCCGCTTTGCTCCCTCCTTGCAAAACTTTTTTCGGCTGGTTTTTGACTTTCGCCAAGCCGAACAGACCAAAAACGAGGTTAAGTTGCTCGACTTGGACCAGCAATTGTACCAGCCGAACCACCCAGTTTTATCGATCTAAGCGATAAGCTTACTCTATATTCAGTTACGTTAAGTTCTTAGGGGCTAGCCCCTCGCTTCGCTTCACCCCAGCCTTCACCATTCCACCCAAAAACAAGGGGGAAAACCACACTAAGCAAAAAATAAAATAAGCCATCCATTCGGACAACTTATTTACATAATTTTTGTTATCGGGAGTTAGGTTTCTTTAGTTGAATGGGAATGTTTTGATCCAGTAGAAGAATGCAAAACCTCCAGCTACAAATAAAGCAGCTAAAATGAATGTTAATAGAGGTATTTTATTTTTCATACTTTTTCCTCCAATGATTTAATCTTAAGCTAATTTAGTTCACATAAAATCCGTTATGGGTACTGAAAAAGGATCTTCAATTAAAGATCCTTTTGTGCTGCTTATTGAACAATCTCGTCTGTTTTTGGAAGAATGTTTGTTTTTATCGATTTAAAAGTCTTGTGATAAAACCAAAATCATCTTCATCTTTCACTAGAAAATCAAAGCCCAAATACGCTGCGCTACCAAGTGAGATTGCCCAAAATGCAATACTTGCTGTCATTAATACTAAAGTTTTCAAACGTGTACCGCCAAATGTGACAGCTAATAATGTTGTTAAATGACTACCTATAAAAAAGGGTCCAATAAACGCTAAACCTGGTAAACCATATTTCCCCCAAATTTTCTTAGCGCGTTGGTGACTTTTGGATTCATTTATTTCTTCATTATTTTTTTTCTTTTTACGCCAATTGCGAATCGAGTCTATAAACAAGATAAGTAAAATTATAGTTAATAAATTCCCTAAAAATGCAATAATAATAACTGGAACTGCTGGAATGCCGCCGATAATTGCAATTGGTACTATCATTGATACTTCAAAAAAAGGAATTGCTGCCAACAAAAAAATAATAAAATATGTCCAAATCAATTTCTAATCCCCCTCGTATATCTTTACCTTCATTTTTAGAGTATCCTTCTGGTTCGCTCGTTCCTTTTTTTAAAAGAAAACGGCCTCATCATATTGAAGAAAAGCTTATCTTTAAAACTCATCAAATTTCTTCTTTGCTTTCTGCTTTAATTTAAAACTAAATCGACTTGTATGTTCATCGTTATTTACCAATAATTGATATGCAGAAAGAATTGTAAGAGTACGAACTGACATATATAGACCAACGGCTATTAAAAACACAAAAATCGGATAATAAGGAGCCAAGATCCCCATCTCTAATTTTTTCTCCAAAGCAAAAGCTAAGAATCCCACCGCCAGTAAACAAACTCCAATCACCACTATACCTGAATATTTTCTTTTAAAGCCCTCATATCTTACTGTTAGCTCTTTAAAATAATTTGAATCAAACAATAAAACTTCTTTTTTGAGAATTGTATATTGTCCTTGATCAAATCCTAATGTTGCAAAAGAAATAATTCCTAATGTTGCAATGACAATAATTAGGAGTATTCCTAACATTGAGTTTTTCCCTAAAATTAAATATGGTTCAAACGCCAATGCAAAAAAACCAAAACCTAATCCAATATGCTTAGCAATTTTTTGTGTGCTTATCAAAAAACCCTCTGCCATTTCTCTACTTACATAATAACCTTCTTCATTTCCTTCATTGTTCTCAGCAGAATCCTTCAATAAGTAATCAATAGATACCTCAAAGATATTCCCAATCATTAAGAGCTTTTCTGTTTCAGGAAATCCTTGGCCATTTTCCCATTTGCTAATTGCTTGTCTTGAGGTGTTTAATTGTTCAGCTAAAGTTTCTTGAGAAAATCCATTTTCTTTTCTAAGTTTAGAAAGTTTTTCACCAAATTTCATTCATTTCAACTCCTCTCATTTTGTTAGTTATATTGTATAAAAGCATTGCTGTTCTTTCTATCACGTAGCGAATGCACTTTGTCAACTTAAGGTTGCATTATTGTTATACTGCGTCTTTTAAAGCTTTTTTCTTATGTGTCTTTTGAAAGTGATTTATTCGGATATAAGTCATAGTAAAAAGGGGGATATCTTTTATTCCCCCTTTTTACTTCTAATGATTCTGTTCAAATTCTTGT comes from the Bacillus sp. DX3.1 genome and includes:
- the mobV gene encoding MobV family relaxase, with the protein product MSFAICRMQKFKMRDVKGIQIHNQREKESHTNHDIESERTQLNYDLHNDDRIDYLKMVKDKIEQNVETNRAIRKDAVVMCEFVVTSDKEFFDVLNMVDPAQQKVFFKEAYSFLKDRYGERNIVHAAVHLDEKTPHMHVGMVPVTEENKLSAKQIFNRKELVSLQDDFHAHMVEKGFYLERGVSSDKKHVEIRKFKAMTAKEEIKILETDIRQCLQKKEVVNKQMEQLESRLNQLQNAVKSTNNVDKIEVKHKGGILRSKTVEMSVEDFEEIKTKAKASEAFKRENMTLHRKNEALQASNTDLHTTVKRLEKENEELKPYKGKFERLAKLIDEMDKFYEKFIPKEMPKFHEIIGFCKRKVNASMNRFSSLRYSEERLNEHEKRGYETASKFLENQRKEQKQQRKERGNERGL
- a CDS encoding MarR family transcriptional regulator, whose amino-acid sequence is MTKNIINFGQAEEKARKRDLEIEQKQFEEEHHGMDQDAVDEALKVLSKATGGKEIYIGTKKSPQSKVRFAQSMQENLGYLYKQKYLTDREKIFLTEIIPYIAFSSNCIVLDIKVKNPVPANITEIAKLIDASRQPTSTVINSLVKKGILFKGDSGVEGNNAKAYAVFINPHVVYAGDKDNVNEALKVMFYKAMKMPILKDLPNKFF
- a CDS encoding small multi-drug export protein produces the protein MIWTYFIIFLLAAIPFFEVSMIVPIAIIGGIPAVPVIIIAFLGNLLTIILLILFIDSIRNWRKKKKNNEEINESKSHQRAKKIWGKYGLPGLAFIGPFFIGSHLTTLLAVTFGGTRLKTLVLMTASIAFWAISLGSAAYLGFDFLVKDEDDFGFITRLLNR
- a CDS encoding helix-turn-helix domain-containing protein is translated as MKFGEKLSKLRKENGFSQETLAEQLNTSRQAISKWENGQGFPETEKLLMIGNIFEVSIDYLLKDSAENNEGNEEGYYVSREMAEGFLISTQKIAKHIGLGFGFFALAFEPYLILGKNSMLGILLIIVIATLGIISFATLGFDQGQYTILKKEVLLFDSNYFKELTVRYEGFKRKYSGIVVIGVCLLAVGFLAFALEKKLEMGILAPYYPIFVFLIAVGLYMSVRTLTILSAYQLLVNNDEHTSRFSFKLKQKAKKKFDEF